AACAGCTTACCGCGCCCGTTCGATGGCAGGAAAGCATTGAAACAATAGCGCAACGCGGTGTAACAACGTTCATAGAAACGGGACCGAAGAAAACGCTCTCCGGTCTCATACGCCGGATCGTTCCTGAAGCGCGGCTGTTCAATGTGGAGGATCGTGCCTCTCTGGAGAAAACGTTGGAACATTTTTAACCTATGAATATGCCGGGAATTCTCGACAATCGGACAGCCCTCGTGACGGGGGGGTCACGGGGAATCGGACGAGCCGTTGCTATACGGCTGGCCGCAATGGGAGCCTTCGTCTATGTCAATTATCTTCACAACGAAGGCGCCGCGGATGAAACGCTGGAAACAATCAGGCAAGGTGGTGGGCGTTCGGCCGCAATCCGCTTTGACGTGGCCGATGCGAACGCCGTTCAGGAAGCGATTGAAAAAATAAGCATCGATCAGGCTCCCGTGGACATACTGGTCAACAACGCCGGCGTCACTCTCAATGCCCTCGCGCTGCGCACCAGTGACGAGAATTGGAATTTTGTCATGGAAACGAACCTGAAGGGGACCTTCAACTGTTGCCGGACGGTTCTTCGGAACATGATGCGCAGGCGCTGGGGCCGCATCATCAACATGGTCTCCATCGTAGCGGAAAGCGGCAACACGGGCCAGGTTTGCTACGGAGCATCCAAGGCGGGCATTCTGGGGCTGACCCGGTCACTGGCCAAGGAAGTGGGATCCCGGAACATCTGTGTCAATGCCGTGGCTCCCGGTCTCATCGCCACGGACATGACCTCATCCATGCTTGAAGGCCCTGCCCGGGCACACGTTCTCGGAATGGTCCCCCTGGGCCGGCTGGGCATCCCTGAGGACGTGGCCGGTGTTGTGGCCTTTCTCGCCTCATCCGACGGAGACTATATTACGGGGCAGGTAATCCGCGTGAACGGAGGACTTCACATATAGAAACGGCAGGAAGAAGCAACGATTCGATTCTGTCAACGAACATCTGTATTACATAAGGATGGAACAGGACATCAGGCAGGCCGATACCGGCAGGCCGGAGAACAAAAAGGAGGAATGGAATGGCCTTTGATCTCGAAACGATAGAACAAAAAGTGAAAGAAACCATCATCAACCAGCTGAACATTACCGATGAAGAGTACAGCCCGGACGCCGCTTTCATCGATGATCTGGGAGCTGATTCCCTGGACATCGTGGAGATGATCATGTCCATGGAAGATATCTTCGGTATCGAAATAGACGACGAAGACCTGGAAAAAATTCGTTACGTCAAGGACGTGATCGATTATTTGAAAAAGAGGCTATCGGCATAATACATGAATCCATTGCGCAAGAGGGTCGTTGTAACGGGGCTCGGCACGGTCAATCCGCTGGGAAACACCGTTTCCGACACATGGAACAGGGTCCTGGCGGGACAATCGGGAATAGGTCCCATAACTAAATTCGATACCACGGGCTTTACGACGGCCATCGCCGGAGAAGTCAGAGGCTTCGATCCCCATTCCTTTATAAGCCCCCGGGAATGCAAACGGTTGGATGACTTCATCATCTTTGCCCTGGCGGCGGCCCGGATGGCCGTCAATGACGCGGGGCTCGTGATCGACGAAGGCAACGCCCGCCGCACGGGCATCATATTGGGATCAGCCATCGGCGGCCTTCAAACCATCGAGCGTGAAAAAGAAACCCTTTTGAAGGCAGGTCCCAGAAGAATATCGCCTACGGCCATTCCGGCAGTCCTCGCAAACCTCGCGCCGGGAAATGTCGCCATACATCTCGGCATACGGGGTCCCATCAATTGCGTGGTGACGGCCTGCGCCTCGGGCAACAATTCCATCAGTGACGCCGCCAGAACTATCGCCGAGGGATATGCCGACGTCATGCTGGCTGGAGGCACCGACGCCGCTGTCTGTCCCCTGACCGTGGCGGGATTCAATTCCATGAGGGCACTCTCCCGCAGGAACAATGAACCCGAAAGAGCAAGCCGACCTTTCGATGTCGACCGGGACGGCTTCGTCATCAGTGAGGGTGCCGCCGTCCTGGTCCTGGAAGAATACACTTCGGCCCTGACCCGGGGAGCACGAGTATACGCTGAAATAGCGGGATCAGGATCAACATGCGATGCTTACCACATAGCAGCCCCGCCGCCGGGTCATCCCGGTGCCGCGCGCTGCATGGAACTGGCCCTTCGGGACGCGGGGCTTGAACCTTCCGATGTGGATTACATAAACGCCCATGGAACATCGACGCCGCTCAACGATGCTTACGAAGCGCAAGCAATCCAGTCTGTTTTCGGAGGAAAGGCCCCTGCTCTTTCGGTAAGTTCCACAAAGGCCATGACGGGTCACCTGCTGGGAGCTGCGGGCGGTATTGAAGCGCTGTTTACGGTACAGGCGATACACGAGGGCATCCTGCCACCCTCGGTCAATCTCGACAACCCAGACCCCGAATGCGACCTTCCCTTCACGCCTTCTCAGGCACATCGTCGGGACATCAGGGTAGCGCTCTCGAACTCCTTTGGTTTTGGTGGTGTTAACTCCGTTATTGTTTTCAAAAAAACAGATTCCGGGAGTCAATGACAGCTGTGAAAATAGCCATTGGATCGGATCACGCCGGATTTTCACTGAAACAGGAGCTGATCGTCGCGCTCGACAAAGCGGGCCATGCCGTGCTGGACCTGGGCACGAACAGTTCCGATCCAGTTGATTATCCGGACTTTGCGGGTGCGGTGGCCCGCAGTGTCGTCTCCGGTGAATCCGACCGGGGCATTCTGATCTGCGGCTCCGGTATCGGCATGTCCATCGCGGCAAACAGGTTTCCGGGCATCCGGGCAGCCCTGTGCCTGGATGTGGAAACGGCCCGTCTGAGCCGCGCTCACAACGACTCCAACGTACTGGTCATGGCCGGAAGAAAAACCGGCGGCGCCGAAGCCCGTGCCATCGTTCATACCTGGCTCATGTCTGAATTCGAGGGGGGCCGACATGCCGGGCGGCTCCACAAGATAGATACCCTTCCGTGATCATTTGGACCTTGAACTTTTGCCGACAAACCTGTAGTAAAAGGGATTGGCCTTGAGTCAGAAATGCGACAAGGAGAAAGAGAATGTCTTTTTTGCGGGACCGTGACCCTGAAATTGCCGATGCCATTCAGAGGGAGACGCAGCGACAGTCCGGAAAAATCGAGCTTATCGCTTCTGAAAATTTTGTCAGCGAAGCCGTACTGGAAGCCCAGGGATCCATCATGACCAACAAATATGCTGAAGGATACCCGGGAAAACGCTATTATGGGGGATGCGAGTTCGTCGACATCGTCGAGACCCTCGCCATTGAACGGGCAAAGCAGCTTTTTGGCGCTGATCACGCAAATGTTCAGCCCCACTCGGGAACACAGGCAAACATGGCCGTCTATTTTGCCGCCCTGAACCCGGGCGACACCATCATGGGTATGAACCTGTCACACGGCGGCCATCTTTCCCACGGCAGCCCCGCCAATTTTTCAGGGCGTTACTACAATGTCGTTTCATACGGTGTGAACAAGGAAACAGAACTCATTGATTTTAATCAAGTAGAGGAACTGGCAAAGCGCCACCGACCCAGGATGATCGTGGTGGGAGCCAGTGCCTATCCCCGCACCATCGATTTCCAGGCTTTCAGGACTATTGCCGACGGGATCGACGCCGTTATCATGGCCGACATCGCCCACATAGCAGGACTGGTGGCCGCCGGAGTACACGACAGTCCGGTCCCTGTCTGCGAATACGTCACCACCACCACCCACAAGACCCTGCGCGGTCCCCGGGGCGGCATGGTCATGTGCAGGGAAAAATTCGTGAAAACTCTCAACAGCCGGGTTTTCCCCGGTAGCCAGGGTGGACCGCTGATGCACATAATCGCTGCCAAGGCTGTAGCATTCAAGGAGGCCCTGGAACCGGAATTCAAGACCTACCAGGAGCAGATCGTCAGAAATGCCCGGGCGATGGCCGATGAGCTCATGGCCCGGGGGATCCGTCTGGTATCGGGGGGAACGGACAATCACCTCATGCTGGTGGACCTGACGGACAAGGGCATCACGGGGCGGGACCTGGAAGAAGCCCTGGACCGCGCGGGCATCACAACGAATAAGAACGGCATACCCTTTGACACGAAAAGCCCCCAGGTCACAAGCGGTATCCGGCTCGGGACAGCGGCCGTGACCACCCGGGGCATGAAAGAAGACGAAATGCGGGCCATCGCCCGTATGATTACTCTGATTATAGATGATGTGCATAATGAAACACGCATCGCGAAGGTGCAAAAAGATGTCGCGGCCCTTTGTGATGCCTTCCCGCTCTATACAAACA
This window of the Syntrophales bacterium genome carries:
- a CDS encoding beta-ketoacyl-ACP reductase, with product MNMPGILDNRTALVTGGSRGIGRAVAIRLAAMGAFVYVNYLHNEGAADETLETIRQGGGRSAAIRFDVADANAVQEAIEKISIDQAPVDILVNNAGVTLNALALRTSDENWNFVMETNLKGTFNCCRTVLRNMMRRRWGRIINMVSIVAESGNTGQVCYGASKAGILGLTRSLAKEVGSRNICVNAVAPGLIATDMTSSMLEGPARAHVLGMVPLGRLGIPEDVAGVVAFLASSDGDYITGQVIRVNGGLHI
- the acpP gene encoding acyl carrier protein, which produces MAFDLETIEQKVKETIINQLNITDEEYSPDAAFIDDLGADSLDIVEMIMSMEDIFGIEIDDEDLEKIRYVKDVIDYLKKRLSA
- the fabF gene encoding beta-ketoacyl-ACP synthase II; this encodes MNPLRKRVVVTGLGTVNPLGNTVSDTWNRVLAGQSGIGPITKFDTTGFTTAIAGEVRGFDPHSFISPRECKRLDDFIIFALAAARMAVNDAGLVIDEGNARRTGIILGSAIGGLQTIEREKETLLKAGPRRISPTAIPAVLANLAPGNVAIHLGIRGPINCVVTACASGNNSISDAARTIAEGYADVMLAGGTDAAVCPLTVAGFNSMRALSRRNNEPERASRPFDVDRDGFVISEGAAVLVLEEYTSALTRGARVYAEIAGSGSTCDAYHIAAPPPGHPGAARCMELALRDAGLEPSDVDYINAHGTSTPLNDAYEAQAIQSVFGGKAPALSVSSTKAMTGHLLGAAGGIEALFTVQAIHEGILPPSVNLDNPDPECDLPFTPSQAHRRDIRVALSNSFGFGGVNSVIVFKKTDSGSQ
- the rpiB gene encoding ribose 5-phosphate isomerase B codes for the protein MTAVKIAIGSDHAGFSLKQELIVALDKAGHAVLDLGTNSSDPVDYPDFAGAVARSVVSGESDRGILICGSGIGMSIAANRFPGIRAALCLDVETARLSRAHNDSNVLVMAGRKTGGAEARAIVHTWLMSEFEGGRHAGRLHKIDTLP
- a CDS encoding serine hydroxymethyltransferase: MSFLRDRDPEIADAIQRETQRQSGKIELIASENFVSEAVLEAQGSIMTNKYAEGYPGKRYYGGCEFVDIVETLAIERAKQLFGADHANVQPHSGTQANMAVYFAALNPGDTIMGMNLSHGGHLSHGSPANFSGRYYNVVSYGVNKETELIDFNQVEELAKRHRPRMIVVGASAYPRTIDFQAFRTIADGIDAVIMADIAHIAGLVAAGVHDSPVPVCEYVTTTTHKTLRGPRGGMVMCREKFVKTLNSRVFPGSQGGPLMHIIAAKAVAFKEALEPEFKTYQEQIVRNARAMADELMARGIRLVSGGTDNHLMLVDLTDKGITGRDLEEALDRAGITTNKNGIPFDTKSPQVTSGIRLGTAAVTTRGMKEDEMRAIARMITLIIDDVHNETRIAKVQKDVAALCDAFPLYTNRLAQ